One window of the Salvelinus alpinus unplaced genomic scaffold, SLU_Salpinus.1 scaffold_61, whole genome shotgun sequence genome contains the following:
- the LOC139567171 gene encoding uncharacterized protein, with the protein MASVTAQRKGIVPMASVPAHREGIVPKASVSAERNGILQTASVPAQREGVLPAASITVQREEILRASGLIPSQREGILQTVSVPAQREGILQTASVPVQREGILSAASITAQREEILRASGLIPAQREGILQTASVPVQREGILSAASITAQREEILRASGLIPAQREGILQTASVPAQREGILQTASVPAQREGVLSAPSIIAQREEMFRASGLIPSQREGILPESSITAQKKKILRASGLIPAQKELILLMASVTAQRKGIVPMASVPAHREGIVLKASVSADREGILQTASVPVQREGVLSKASVSAEREGILQTASVPVQREGILSAPSITAQREEILRASGLIPAQRELILLKASVPAHREWIVPKASVPAEREEIFLTTSVPVKNGHNHPQPPPIIPMVAPLWKWDGGACTPPVDFYSKRRDVRLRYVEHPAMMSITKPEHSEANPQCQTGSRPVAEPETPAVHNNSGGWLSWVFGSGRANKKEVHLPEDKDRSIVWDPTLHRGVNKTEPKAENKCVPPPPPMGTYGYQGNTGSVPKGVNPYSMKAAGLWGSRYPTMNYNDETNSKPPSHGPRLLPRQLSGLLRPSHVDLMAPMVVPPDTLPY; encoded by the exons ATGGCCAGTGTCACTGCGCAGAGGAAGGGAATCGTCCCAATGGCCAGCGTCCCTGCGCACAGGGAGGGGATTGTCCCAAAGGCAAGTGTCTCTGCTGAGAGGAATgggatcctccaaacagccagtgtacctgcacagagggagggggttctcccagcagctagcatcactgtgcagagggaggagatcctccgagcatcaggTCTCATCCCGTCACAGAGGGAGGGTATCCTCCAAACAGtcagtgtccctgcacagagggaggggatcctccaaacagccagtgtccctgtacagagggaggggattctctcagcagctagcatcactgcacagagggaggagatcctccgagcatcaggcctcatccctgcacagagggaggggatcctccaaacagccagtgtccctgtacagagggaggggattctctcagcagctagcatcactgcacagagggaggagatcctccgagcatcaggcctcatccctgcacagagggaggggatcctccaaacagccagtgtccctgcacagagggaggggatcctccaaacagccagtgtccctgcacagagggagggggttCTCTCAGCACCTAGCATCATTGCGCAGAGGGAGGAGATGttccgagcatcaggcctcatcccgtcACAGAGGGAAGGGATTCTTCCAGAATCTTCTATCACTGCGCAGAAGAAGAAGATCCtcagagcatcaggcctcatccctgcaCAAAAGGAGTTGATCCTCCTGATGGCCAGTGTCACTGCGCAGAGGAAGGGAATCGTCCCAATGGCCAGCGTCCCTGCGCACAGGGAGGGGATTGTCCTAAAGGCAAGTGTCTCTGCTGAcagggaggggatcctccaaacagccagtgtccctgtACAGAGGGAGGGGGTTCTCTCAAAGGCAAGTGTCTCTGCTgagagggaggggatcctccaaacagccagtgtccctgtacagagggaggggattctcTCAGCACCTAGCATCACTgcgcagagggaggagatcctccgagcatcaggcctcatccctgcacagagggagtTGATCCTCCTGAAGGCCAGCGTCCCTGCGCACAGGGAGTGGATTGTCCCAAAGGCTAGTgtccctgcagagagagaggagatcttCCTCACAACCAGTGTCCCTGTGAAGAATGGACACAATCATCCACAACCACCTCCCATCATCCCCATGGTGGCACCACTGTGGAAATGGGATGGTGGAGCGTGTACTCCACCTGTGGATTTCTATTCCAAGAGAAGAG ATGTCCGACTTAGATATGTTGAGCATCCTGCAATGATGTCCATCACCAAGCCGGAACACTCCGAGGCCAACCCTCAGTGCCAGACTGGCAGCCGGCCGGTGGCTGAGCCCGAGACCCCTGCTGTTCACAATAACAGTGGAGGCTGGCTCAGCTGGGTTTTTGGGAGTGGAAGAGCTAATAAGAAGGAGGTTCATCTACCTGAGGACAAAGACAGATCT ATTGTCTGGGATCCAACTCTGCACAGAGGGGTTAACAAAACTGAGCCCAAGGCTGAG AACAAGTgtgtaccaccacctccaccgATGGGGACATATGGATATCAGGGGAACACTGGCAGTGTCCCCAAAGGAGTGAATCCTTACTCTATGAAAGCAG CAGGTCTATGGGGCAGCAGATACCCTACAATGAATTACAATGATGAGACCAACTCAAAGCCTCCAAGCCATGGGCCTAGACTGCTTCCTAGACAGCTCTCTGGCTTGCTCCGTCCTTCACACGTTGACCTCATGGCACCAATGGTTGTGCCACCTGACACTCTACCCTACTGA